A DNA window from Pseudomonas resinovorans NBRC 106553 contains the following coding sequences:
- a CDS encoding DUF1615 domain-containing protein — protein MIDPLSRLPLLVTLLALAACGTRAPEEPPPRPAEVRAKVVRLMPAKVPDRQGWAADIQAAFAAQDIRPSDSNLCAVLAVTEQESTFQVDPQVPRLAKIARQEIQRRAGKLHVPEFLVSSALKLDSPNGKTYEQRLSAVRTEKQLSAIFDDFIGMVPLGQKLFGNFNPVHTGGPMQVSIDFAEANASRYPYPLKGSIRQEVFTRRGGMFFGIAHLLGYPANYPRQLYRFADFNAGWYASRNAAFQNAVSLATGIPLALDGDLVIHGSSKAGSTELAVRALHKQLDLSDSAIRRDLLKGDSLAFEETDLYVRVFELAEKVERRQLPRQVIPGIDLKSPKITRKLTTEWFAKRVDERYQRCMQRAAGK, from the coding sequence ATGATCGATCCGCTTTCCCGTCTCCCGCTCCTCGTCACGCTGCTGGCCCTGGCCGCCTGCGGCACCCGCGCCCCGGAGGAGCCACCGCCGCGACCGGCCGAGGTGCGCGCCAAGGTGGTTCGGCTGATGCCGGCCAAGGTGCCGGACCGCCAGGGCTGGGCCGCCGACATCCAGGCCGCCTTCGCCGCCCAGGACATTCGCCCCAGCGACAGCAACCTCTGCGCCGTGCTGGCCGTGACCGAACAGGAGTCCACCTTCCAGGTCGACCCGCAGGTGCCGAGGCTGGCGAAGATCGCCCGGCAGGAAATCCAGCGGCGCGCCGGCAAGCTGCACGTGCCGGAGTTCCTGGTCAGCTCCGCGCTGAAGCTCGACTCGCCCAACGGCAAGACCTACGAGCAGCGGCTGTCCGCCGTGCGCACGGAGAAGCAGCTGAGCGCCATCTTCGACGACTTCATCGGCATGGTGCCCCTGGGCCAGAAGCTGTTCGGCAACTTCAACCCGGTGCACACCGGCGGGCCCATGCAGGTGAGCATCGACTTCGCCGAGGCCAACGCCAGCCGCTACCCCTATCCGCTGAAAGGGTCCATCCGCCAGGAAGTCTTCACCCGGCGTGGCGGCATGTTCTTCGGCATCGCCCACCTGCTGGGCTACCCGGCCAACTACCCGAGGCAGCTGTACCGCTTCGCCGATTTCAACGCCGGCTGGTACGCCAGCCGCAACGCCGCCTTCCAGAACGCCGTGAGCCTGGCCACGGGGATTCCCCTGGCGCTGGACGGCGACCTGGTGATCCACGGCTCCAGCAAGGCCGGCTCCACCGAACTGGCGGTGCGGGCCCTGCACAAGCAACTGGACCTCAGCGACTCGGCCATTCGCCGGGACCTGCTCAAGGGCGACAGCCTGGCGTTCGAGGAAACCGACCTGTACGTGCGGGTCTTCGAACTGGCCGAAAAGGTCGAGCGGCGCCAACTGCCCCGCCAGGTGATCCCGGGCATCGACCTGAAAAGCCCGAAGATCACCCGCAAGCTCACCACCGAGTGGTTCGCCAAGCGGGTGGACGAGCGTTACCAGCGTTGCATGCAACGGGCGGCCGGGAAGTGA
- the araD1 gene encoding AraD1 family protein yields the protein MRLIQFETASGQRQVGVIEGGQVQQVRGTASTRELALAAIAAGRGLQDEVLARGTEPGPQYRELLEAGRVLPPLDHQDPAHCLVSGTGLTHLGSAATRDKMHQQKGQDEAAMTDTMRMFKWGVEGGKPGAGKVGAQPEWFYKGDGGIVVRPGADFPVPAFAEDAGEEPELVGLYVVGDDGQPYRLGYALGNEFSDHVLERRSYLYLAHSKLRFCAYGPELRVGALPAHLAGTSRIRRGDEVIWEREFLSGEENMCHSLENLEFHHFKYQQFLRPGDVHVHYFGTATLSFADGIKARPGDRFEIEMSEFGAPLVNGIASEGEPLAPGAVRSL from the coding sequence ATGAGACTGATCCAGTTCGAGACCGCCAGCGGTCAACGCCAGGTAGGCGTCATCGAAGGCGGCCAGGTGCAGCAGGTGCGCGGCACCGCCAGCACCCGTGAGCTGGCCCTGGCCGCCATCGCCGCCGGGCGCGGCCTGCAGGACGAAGTGCTGGCCCGTGGCACCGAGCCCGGCCCGCAGTACCGCGAGCTGCTGGAGGCCGGCCGCGTGCTGCCGCCGCTGGACCACCAGGACCCGGCCCATTGCCTGGTCAGCGGCACCGGCCTGACCCACCTGGGCAGCGCCGCGACCCGCGACAAGATGCACCAGCAGAAGGGCCAGGACGAGGCCGCCATGACCGACACCATGCGCATGTTCAAATGGGGCGTGGAGGGCGGCAAGCCGGGTGCCGGCAAGGTCGGTGCGCAGCCGGAATGGTTCTACAAGGGCGATGGCGGCATCGTCGTGCGGCCCGGCGCCGACTTCCCGGTGCCGGCCTTCGCCGAGGACGCCGGCGAGGAGCCCGAGCTGGTGGGTCTCTACGTCGTCGGCGACGACGGCCAGCCCTACCGCCTGGGCTATGCCCTGGGCAACGAGTTTTCCGACCACGTACTGGAGCGCCGCAGCTACCTCTACCTGGCGCATTCCAAGCTGCGTTTCTGCGCCTACGGCCCGGAACTGCGGGTGGGCGCGCTGCCGGCGCACCTGGCGGGCACCAGCCGCATCCGTCGCGGTGACGAGGTGATCTGGGAGCGGGAGTTCCTCTCCGGCGAGGAGAACATGTGCCACAGCCTGGAGAACCTGGAGTTCCACCACTTCAAGTACCAGCAGTTCCTGCGTCCCGGCGATGTGCACGTGCATTACTTCGGCACGGCCACCCTGTCGTTCGCCGACGGCATCAAGGCCCGGCCCGGCGACCGCTTCGAGATCGAGATGAGCGAGTTCGGCGCGCCGTTGGTCAACGGCATCGCTTCCGAGGGCGAACCCCTGGCGCCCGGCGCCGTGCGTTCGCTGTAA
- a CDS encoding 5-carboxymethyl-2-hydroxymuconate Delta-isomerase — translation MPHLVIEHSANLTSVDAAALLVACNGFLADTGHFAEADIKSRVIRHEHFLVGTEAQGRGFLHATLWLLSGRPENVKQALSRGLLEALEAAFQKPDGLAVQVSVQLQDMERGTYSKAFL, via the coding sequence ATGCCCCATCTCGTTATCGAACACAGCGCCAACCTCACCAGCGTCGACGCCGCCGCCCTCCTCGTCGCCTGCAACGGCTTCCTCGCCGACACCGGGCACTTCGCCGAGGCGGACATCAAGAGCCGCGTGATTCGCCACGAGCACTTCCTGGTGGGCACCGAGGCCCAGGGCCGGGGCTTCCTGCACGCCACCCTGTGGCTGCTCTCGGGCCGGCCGGAAAACGTCAAGCAGGCCTTGAGCCGTGGCCTGCTGGAAGCCCTGGAAGCCGCATTCCAGAAGCCCGACGGCCTGGCCGTGCAGGTGAGCGTGCAGCTGCAGGACATGGAGCGCGGCACTTACTCCAAAGCCTTCCTCTGA
- a CDS encoding LysR family transcriptional regulator, whose amino-acid sequence MIASLPALVSRLRLKQLRLLIALDEQGSLHKAAEQVAITQPGATKALNEIEAAFGMRLFNRTSQGLEANDLGRCAIRYARLIHTDLAHLREEMVGILQGQGGRLSVGAVMGAVPLLARSLGRLRETQPELSVEVVEDTSARLLGLIDQGRLDLAVCRTSVSPRPDAYEARVLHEESLRVMANPAHPLAAAESLELADLAGYPWVVYPANMPMRLVLEREFSQAGLDFPRYPLETASTLTTLMLLRQNPQLIALMPREVADEAIHLGSLACLPLHLRSRSEPFSVVMRRGAPLSAPAQLLWQALEAECTSAPGA is encoded by the coding sequence ATGATCGCTTCCCTCCCCGCCCTGGTTTCCCGCTTGCGCCTCAAGCAGCTGCGCCTGCTCATCGCCCTGGACGAGCAGGGCTCGCTGCACAAGGCCGCCGAGCAGGTGGCGATCACCCAGCCGGGCGCCACCAAGGCGCTGAACGAGATCGAGGCGGCCTTTGGCATGCGCCTGTTCAATCGCACCAGCCAGGGCTTGGAAGCCAACGACCTGGGGCGCTGCGCGATCCGCTACGCGCGGCTGATCCACACCGACCTGGCCCACCTGCGGGAAGAAATGGTCGGCATCCTCCAGGGCCAGGGCGGACGCCTCTCCGTGGGCGCGGTGATGGGTGCCGTGCCGCTGCTGGCGCGCAGCCTGGGGCGGTTGCGGGAAACCCAGCCGGAGCTCTCGGTGGAAGTGGTGGAAGACACCAGCGCGCGCTTGCTCGGCCTGATCGACCAGGGCCGCCTGGACCTGGCCGTCTGCCGCACCAGCGTCAGCCCGCGGCCGGACGCCTACGAGGCGCGGGTACTGCATGAAGAAAGCCTGCGGGTGATGGCCAACCCCGCGCACCCGCTGGCCGCCGCCGAGTCCCTGGAACTGGCGGACCTGGCCGGGTATCCCTGGGTGGTCTACCCGGCCAACATGCCCATGCGCCTGGTGCTGGAGCGTGAATTCAGCCAGGCGGGGCTGGATTTCCCGCGCTATCCGCTGGAAACCGCCTCCACCCTCACCACCCTGATGTTGTTGCGCCAGAACCCCCAGTTGATCGCCCTGATGCCCCGTGAAGTGGCGGATGAGGCGATCCACCTCGGCAGCCTGGCCTGCCTGCCCCTGCACCTGCGCTCGCGCAGCGAGCCCTTCTCGGTGGTGATGCGCCGGGGCGCGCCGCTGTCGGCGCCGGCGCAGTTGCTGTGGCAGGCCCTGGAAGCCGAATGTACTTCAGCACCGGGCGCCTGA
- a CDS encoding alpha/beta fold hydrolase, translated as MSRSTPTSQTATTTKRPPATGRKRRARKDGDLPENTYQHELIGTASNQTLAGNPLVSVRAADLAGSAGYLLKALGKSPLKAGAHLGGYLKELRAIVGGNSSVAPDPKDKRFADPAWQSNAFLRALLQSYLAGQSELNRFIESTNLAPLEKSRAQFVAALLADALAPSNSPLTNPAALRKLVDTGGMSLARGIRQFGRDVLDNRGLPAQVDSTPFKVGENIATAKGEVVFRNEMFELLQFAPTTENVYARPLVMSPPQINKYYAIDLSPEKSLIQWIQDSGVNLFVISWRNPTSEHRDWGLSDYALCLDQAVNVARRITGSPDVNMWGSCSGGITLAAYLGWLAARGEGHKVANTSWAVCVLDMPSALDDTTLGLFTTPAALRAAKASSRRKGVLSGQDMARMFAWMRPNDLIWNYWVNNYLLGNKPPAFDILAWNNDTTRLPAQLHADYLDLVQQNPYSNPGTLEIAGESIDMTRVKVGAYVVGGTTDHITPWQGCYGTARLFGDDATYVLSNAGHLQSLVNPPGNPKSFYYAAPAAAENPETWLQNAGERQQGSWWPHWREWIGQRSGDSLPAPKKLGSRKYPPLCPAPGTYVMER; from the coding sequence ATGAGCAGATCCACCCCCACGAGCCAGACCGCCACCACCACCAAGCGCCCCCCGGCCACCGGCCGGAAGCGTCGCGCTCGCAAGGATGGCGATCTCCCGGAAAACACCTATCAGCACGAGCTGATCGGCACGGCAAGCAACCAGACCCTGGCCGGCAACCCGCTGGTGAGCGTGCGCGCGGCGGACCTGGCCGGCTCGGCCGGCTACCTGCTGAAAGCCCTGGGCAAGTCGCCGCTCAAGGCCGGCGCCCACCTGGGCGGCTACCTGAAGGAGCTGCGCGCCATCGTCGGCGGCAACTCCAGCGTTGCGCCGGACCCGAAGGACAAGCGCTTCGCCGATCCGGCCTGGCAATCCAACGCCTTCCTGCGCGCACTGCTGCAGAGCTACCTGGCCGGGCAAAGCGAGTTGAACCGCTTCATCGAATCCACCAACCTGGCCCCGCTGGAAAAGAGCCGCGCCCAGTTCGTCGCCGCGTTGCTGGCCGACGCGCTGGCCCCGAGCAACTCGCCGCTGACCAATCCGGCGGCGCTGCGCAAGCTGGTGGACACCGGCGGCATGAGCCTGGCCAGGGGCATCCGCCAGTTCGGCCGGGATGTGCTGGACAACCGGGGGCTGCCGGCGCAAGTGGACAGCACGCCGTTCAAGGTCGGGGAAAACATCGCCACGGCCAAGGGCGAGGTGGTGTTCCGCAACGAGATGTTCGAGCTGCTGCAGTTCGCGCCCACCACCGAAAACGTCTACGCCCGGCCCCTGGTGATGTCGCCGCCGCAGATCAACAAGTACTACGCCATCGACCTGTCGCCTGAGAAAAGCCTGATCCAGTGGATCCAGGACAGTGGCGTGAACCTCTTCGTCATCAGCTGGCGCAACCCCACCAGCGAGCACCGCGACTGGGGCCTGTCCGACTACGCGCTGTGCCTCGACCAGGCCGTGAACGTGGCGCGCCGCATCACCGGCAGCCCCGACGTGAACATGTGGGGTTCCTGCTCGGGCGGCATCACCCTGGCGGCCTACCTGGGCTGGCTGGCGGCCCGTGGCGAAGGCCACAAGGTGGCCAACACCAGCTGGGCGGTGTGCGTGCTGGACATGCCGTCGGCACTGGACGACACCACCCTCGGCCTGTTCACCACCCCGGCCGCCCTGCGCGCGGCCAAGGCCAGCTCGCGGCGCAAGGGCGTGCTGAGCGGCCAGGACATGGCGCGCATGTTCGCCTGGATGCGGCCCAACGACCTGATCTGGAACTACTGGGTCAACAACTACCTGCTGGGCAACAAGCCGCCGGCCTTCGACATCCTCGCCTGGAACAACGACACCACGCGCCTGCCGGCCCAGCTCCACGCGGACTACCTCGACCTGGTCCAGCAGAACCCCTACAGCAACCCGGGCACCCTGGAGATCGCCGGCGAGTCCATCGACATGACCCGGGTGAAGGTGGGCGCCTATGTGGTGGGCGGCACCACCGACCACATCACCCCCTGGCAGGGCTGCTACGGCACCGCCCGGCTGTTTGGCGACGACGCGACCTACGTGCTGTCCAACGCCGGCCACCTGCAGAGCCTGGTGAACCCGCCGGGCAACCCCAAGTCGTTCTACTACGCGGCACCCGCCGCCGCCGAGAACCCGGAAACCTGGCTGCAGAACGCCGGTGAGCGCCAGCAAGGCAGCTGGTGGCCCCATTGGCGCGAATGGATCGGCCAGCGCTCGGGCGACAGCCTGCCGGCGCCGAAGAAGCTGGGTTCGCGCAAGTACCCGCCCCTCTGCCCCGCGCCCGGCACCTACGTCATGGAGCGTTAA
- a CDS encoding cell wall hydrolase: MRWIPMAVCVAALLLAGNAPAETRAQAAEDKAEVLEEKAAQDQPVAGQAEPITRGEAQAVDPAGAAPLDDAITCLARSIYWEAKGEPPQEMEAVANVVMNRLGSPDFPDSVCAVVKQGSETGSCQFSWWCDGRPDEVVEAERYDLATEIARKALNGQLHDRTGGALYFHDRNVSPDWARTYTRTAQTRRFLFYRPKSTT, encoded by the coding sequence ATGCGCTGGATACCCATGGCGGTCTGCGTCGCCGCCCTGCTGCTGGCCGGCAACGCCCCGGCCGAAACCCGCGCCCAGGCGGCGGAAGACAAGGCCGAGGTACTGGAGGAAAAGGCCGCCCAGGACCAGCCCGTCGCCGGCCAGGCCGAACCCATCACCCGTGGCGAGGCGCAGGCCGTGGACCCGGCCGGTGCAGCGCCGCTCGACGACGCCATCACCTGCCTGGCCCGTTCCATCTACTGGGAAGCCAAGGGCGAACCGCCGCAAGAGATGGAAGCGGTCGCCAATGTGGTGATGAACCGGCTCGGCAGCCCGGACTTCCCCGACTCCGTCTGCGCGGTGGTCAAGCAAGGCTCGGAAACCGGCAGCTGCCAGTTCTCCTGGTGGTGCGACGGCCGCCCCGATGAAGTGGTCGAAGCCGAACGCTACGACCTGGCCACGGAAATCGCCCGCAAGGCCCTCAACGGCCAACTACACGACCGCACGGGCGGCGCCCTGTACTTCCACGACCGCAACGTTTCCCCCGACTGGGCGCGGACCTACACCCGCACCGCCCAGACCCGGCGCTTTCTGTTCTACCGGCCGAAGTCGACGACCTAA
- a CDS encoding amidase encodes MIEVTEVSIAELRAALESGRTTAVELVQAYLARIDAYDRPDTPTALNAVVVRNPDALKEAEASDARRARGELLGPLDGIPYTAKDSYLVKGLTAASGSPAFAKLVAHRDAFTIERLRAAGAICLGKTNMPPMANGGMQRGVYGRAESPYNADYLTAPFASGSSNGAGTATAASFSAFGLAEETWSSGRGPASNNGLCAYTPSRGVISVRGNWPLTPTMDVVVPYARTMADLLEVLDVVVADDPDTRGDLWRLQPWVPIPSVASVRPASYPALAAKADALAGKRFGVPRMFINADPEAGTSEAPGIGGPTGQRINTRPAVIDLWQQARQALEAAGAEVVEVDFPLVSNCEGDRPGAPTVFTRGLVSKEFLHHELWDLSAWAFDDFLRANGDPALNRLVDVDGPQIFPHDPGTLPNREGDLAAGMDEYVRMAERGITPWDQIPTLPDGLRGLEQTRRIDLEEWMDRLGLDAVIFPTVADVGPANADVDPASADIAWSNGVWVANGNLAVRHLGVPTVTVPMGIMADIGMPVGLTFAGRAYDDSSLLHLASAFESTGSKRMIPPRTPALSSGN; translated from the coding sequence ATGATCGAGGTCACCGAGGTTTCCATTGCCGAGCTGCGTGCCGCGCTCGAGTCCGGTCGCACCACGGCCGTCGAGCTGGTCCAGGCCTACCTCGCCCGGATCGATGCCTATGACCGTCCCGACACGCCCACTGCCCTCAATGCAGTGGTGGTGCGCAACCCCGACGCGCTCAAGGAAGCGGAGGCGTCCGACGCCCGCCGGGCGCGGGGCGAGTTGCTCGGGCCGCTCGACGGTATCCCCTACACGGCCAAGGACAGCTACCTGGTGAAGGGGCTCACGGCCGCTTCCGGCAGCCCGGCATTCGCCAAGCTCGTCGCCCATCGCGATGCCTTCACCATCGAGCGCCTGCGCGCTGCGGGCGCGATCTGCCTGGGCAAGACCAACATGCCGCCCATGGCCAACGGCGGCATGCAGCGCGGCGTCTACGGCCGCGCGGAGAGCCCGTACAACGCTGACTACCTCACCGCGCCCTTCGCCTCCGGCTCGTCGAACGGCGCCGGTACCGCGACGGCGGCCAGCTTCTCCGCCTTCGGTCTCGCCGAGGAAACCTGGTCGAGCGGGCGCGGGCCTGCCTCGAACAACGGCCTGTGCGCCTACACGCCCTCGCGTGGGGTGATCTCGGTGCGCGGCAACTGGCCGTTGACCCCGACCATGGACGTCGTGGTGCCCTACGCCAGGACCATGGCCGACCTCCTCGAAGTGCTCGACGTGGTGGTGGCTGACGACCCCGACACCCGGGGCGACCTGTGGCGCCTGCAACCCTGGGTGCCCATTCCCAGCGTCGCCTCCGTGCGCCCGGCCTCCTACCCGGCGCTGGCCGCCAAGGCCGACGCCCTGGCGGGGAAACGCTTTGGCGTGCCGCGCATGTTCATCAACGCCGACCCCGAGGCGGGCACCAGCGAGGCGCCCGGCATCGGCGGGCCGACCGGGCAGCGGATCAACACCCGTCCGGCGGTGATCGACCTCTGGCAACAGGCTCGCCAGGCGCTCGAAGCCGCCGGTGCCGAGGTGGTGGAGGTGGATTTCCCGCTGGTTTCCAATTGCGAGGGCGACCGTCCCGGCGCGCCGACGGTGTTCACCCGTGGCCTGGTCTCCAAGGAGTTCCTCCATCACGAACTCTGGGACCTGAGCGCCTGGGCCTTCGATGATTTCCTGCGGGCCAACGGCGATCCTGCCTTGAACCGCCTGGTGGACGTGGACGGGCCGCAGATTTTCCCCCACGACCCGGGCACCCTGCCGAACCGCGAGGGCGACCTGGCCGCGGGCATGGATGAGTACGTGCGCATGGCCGAGCGCGGCATCACCCCCTGGGACCAGATTCCCACCCTGCCCGACGGCCTGCGTGGCCTGGAGCAGACGCGGCGCATCGACCTGGAAGAGTGGATGGACCGCCTGGGCCTCGACGCCGTGATCTTCCCGACCGTGGCCGACGTTGGTCCGGCGAACGCCGATGTCGATCCGGCGTCCGCGGATATCGCCTGGAGCAATGGGGTCTGGGTGGCCAACGGCAACCTGGCGGTGCGCCACCTGGGTGTGCCCACGGTGACGGTGCCGATGGGGATCATGGCGGATATCGGCATGCCCGTCGGGCTGACCTTCGCCGGTCGCGCCTACGACGACTCGTCCCTGCTGCACCTGGCATCGGCGTTCGAGTCGACCGGGTCGAAGCGGATGATCCCGCCGCGCACCCCGGCATTGTCCTCGGGCAACTGA
- a CDS encoding FAD-binding oxidoreductase, whose translation MTQAPSPRQRQPLPQDLAGALAALLGERFSTAAAVCEHHGRDESLYDPVAPDAVVFARSQDEISAILRLCHQHRVPVIPYGSGSSLEGHLLAVQGGISLDVSQMDQVLEFRPEDLSITVQPGITRKALNEYLRASGLFFPIDPGADASLGGMCATRASGTNAVRYGTMRENVLGLTAVLADGRVLPTGSRAKKSSAGYDLARLFIGSEGTLGVISEITLKLHPQPEAISAAVCSFASVDEAVRTVIETIQMGVPVARAELVDALAIGALNRHFKLSLNEAPTLFLEFHGNASSVAEQAETVQGLAAGNGGSGFQWATQQEERNRLWSARHNALFAFLQLKPGCRASSTDVCVPLSRLAECVAGTEQDLRQSSIPAPIFGHVGDGNFHVCLLLDPDNPAEVEEAERLNRAIVQRALAVGGTCTGEHGVGLHKMDFLLEEHGLVAIDTMRAIKQALDPLNLMNPGKIFR comes from the coding sequence ATGACCCAAGCCCCCTCCCCGCGCCAACGCCAGCCGCTGCCCCAGGACCTGGCCGGCGCCCTCGCCGCCCTGCTCGGCGAGCGTTTCAGCACCGCCGCGGCGGTCTGCGAACACCATGGCCGCGACGAATCCCTCTACGACCCGGTGGCGCCGGATGCCGTGGTCTTCGCCCGCAGCCAGGACGAGATCAGCGCCATCCTCCGCCTCTGCCACCAGCACCGGGTGCCGGTGATCCCCTACGGCAGCGGCTCCTCCCTGGAAGGCCACCTGCTGGCCGTGCAGGGCGGCATCAGCCTCGACGTCTCGCAGATGGACCAGGTGCTGGAGTTCCGCCCCGAAGACCTCAGCATCACCGTGCAGCCCGGCATCACCCGCAAGGCGCTAAACGAATACCTGCGCGCCAGCGGCCTGTTCTTCCCAATCGACCCGGGCGCCGACGCCAGCCTCGGCGGCATGTGCGCCACCCGGGCCTCGGGCACCAACGCCGTGCGCTACGGCACCATGCGCGAGAACGTGCTGGGCCTCACCGCCGTGCTGGCCGACGGCCGCGTGCTGCCCACCGGCTCCAGGGCGAAGAAATCCTCCGCCGGCTACGACCTGGCGCGGCTGTTCATCGGCAGCGAAGGCACCCTGGGCGTGATCAGCGAAATCACCCTCAAGCTGCACCCGCAGCCAGAAGCCATCTCCGCCGCCGTATGCAGCTTCGCCAGCGTCGACGAGGCGGTGCGCACGGTGATCGAGACCATCCAGATGGGCGTTCCCGTGGCCCGTGCCGAACTGGTGGACGCCCTGGCCATCGGCGCGTTGAACCGCCACTTCAAGCTCAGCCTGAACGAAGCCCCCACCCTCTTCCTGGAATTCCACGGCAACGCCAGCAGCGTCGCCGAGCAGGCGGAAACCGTGCAGGGCCTGGCCGCTGGCAATGGCGGCAGCGGCTTCCAGTGGGCCACCCAGCAGGAGGAACGCAACCGCCTGTGGAGCGCCCGGCACAACGCCCTGTTCGCCTTCCTCCAGCTCAAGCCCGGCTGCCGCGCCTCAAGCACCGATGTCTGCGTGCCGCTGTCCAGGCTCGCCGAATGCGTCGCCGGCACCGAGCAGGACCTGCGCCAGTCCAGCATCCCGGCACCGATCTTCGGCCATGTGGGCGACGGCAACTTCCACGTCTGCCTGCTGCTGGACCCGGACAACCCGGCCGAAGTGGAAGAAGCCGAACGGCTCAACCGCGCCATCGTCCAGCGCGCCCTGGCCGTCGGCGGCACCTGCACCGGCGAGCACGGCGTGGGCCTGCACAAGATGGACTTCCTGCTGGAAGAACACGGCTTGGTTGCCATCGACACCATGCGCGCCATCAAGCAGGCCCTGGACCCGCTGAACCTGATGAACCCCGGCAAGATCTTCCGCTGA
- a CDS encoding aldehyde dehydrogenase (NADP(+)): protein MTVITGFNFIAGGRSAAGTVTVQSFDATSAQALPYSFHQATEAEVDAAARAAEAAYGAYRNLPAARRAEFLDAIAAELDALGDDFIATVCRETALPAARIQGERGRTSGQLRLFASVLRRGDFHGARIDRALPERKPLPRPDLRQYRIGLGPVAVFGASNFPLAFSTAGGDTAAALAAGCPVVFKAHSGHMATAEWVADAIVRAAEKTAMPAGVFNMIYGGGVGEWLVKHPSIQAVGFTGSLRGGRALCDMAAARPQPIPVFAEMSSINPVLLLPEALKARGEQVAAELAASVVLGAGQFCTNPGLVIGIRSPEFSAFLQRFAALMGDQPAQTLLNAGGLKSYCQGLEHLHRHPGISHLAGAVQQGNQAQAQLFKADVSLLLDGDELLQEEVFGPTTIVVEVADKAELTRALQGLRGQLTATLIGDAGDLDGFGDLLGLLEQKAGRLLLNGYPTGVEVCDAMVHGGPYPATSDARGTSVGTLAIDRFLRPVCYQNYPDALLPDALKNANPLGIQRLVDGQSTRDAI from the coding sequence ATGACCGTCATCACCGGTTTCAACTTCATCGCCGGCGGCCGCAGCGCCGCCGGCACCGTCACCGTGCAGAGCTTCGACGCCACCAGCGCGCAAGCCCTGCCATACAGCTTCCACCAGGCCACAGAGGCCGAAGTGGACGCCGCCGCCCGGGCCGCCGAGGCCGCCTATGGCGCCTACCGCAACCTGCCGGCCGCGCGTCGCGCCGAATTCCTCGACGCCATCGCCGCCGAGCTGGACGCCCTGGGCGACGACTTCATCGCCACTGTCTGCCGCGAAACCGCTCTGCCGGCCGCCCGCATCCAGGGCGAGCGGGGCCGTACCAGCGGCCAACTGCGGCTGTTCGCCAGCGTGCTGCGCCGTGGCGATTTCCATGGCGCGCGCATCGACCGTGCGCTGCCGGAGCGCAAGCCGCTGCCGCGTCCGGACCTGCGCCAGTACCGCATCGGCCTCGGCCCGGTGGCGGTGTTCGGTGCCAGCAACTTCCCCCTGGCGTTCTCTACCGCCGGCGGCGACACCGCCGCCGCCCTGGCCGCCGGTTGCCCGGTGGTGTTCAAGGCCCACAGCGGCCACATGGCCACGGCCGAATGGGTGGCCGACGCCATCGTCCGCGCGGCGGAGAAGACTGCCATGCCGGCAGGCGTGTTCAACATGATCTACGGCGGTGGCGTGGGCGAGTGGCTGGTGAAGCATCCGTCGATTCAGGCCGTGGGCTTCACCGGATCCCTGCGGGGTGGTCGCGCCTTGTGCGACATGGCCGCGGCGCGCCCGCAGCCGATCCCGGTGTTCGCCGAAATGAGCAGCATCAACCCCGTGCTGCTGCTGCCCGAGGCGCTCAAGGCCCGTGGCGAGCAGGTGGCGGCGGAACTGGCGGCGTCGGTGGTGCTGGGGGCGGGGCAGTTCTGCACCAACCCTGGCCTGGTGATCGGTATCCGTTCGCCGGAGTTCAGCGCCTTTCTCCAGCGTTTCGCCGCCTTGATGGGCGACCAGCCGGCGCAGACCCTGCTCAATGCCGGTGGCCTGAAAAGCTACTGCCAGGGCCTGGAGCACCTGCACCGGCACCCCGGCATCAGCCACCTGGCGGGTGCCGTCCAGCAGGGCAACCAGGCCCAGGCCCAGCTGTTCAAGGCCGACGTGAGCCTGTTGCTGGACGGCGATGAGCTGCTGCAGGAAGAAGTCTTCGGCCCGACCACCATAGTGGTGGAGGTGGCCGACAAGGCCGAGCTGACCCGCGCCCTGCAAGGCCTGCGCGGCCAGCTCACGGCCACCCTGATCGGCGACGCCGGTGATCTCGACGGCTTCGGCGACCTGCTCGGGCTGCTGGAGCAGAAGGCCGGCCGCCTGCTGCTCAACGGCTACCCGACCGGTGTGGAAGTCTGCGACGCCATGGTCCATGGCGGCCCGTACCCGGCTACTTCCGATGCGCGCGGGACCTCGGTGGGCACGTTGGCCATCGACCGCTTCCTGCGGCCGGTGTGCTACCAGAACTACCCCGATGCGCTGCTGCCGGATGCGCTGAAAAACGCCAACCCCCTGGGTATCCAGCGGTTGGTGGATGGGCAGAGTACGCGGGACGCGATCTAA